The segment GCATCACGTGGCGGCAGTTGCCGCGGCGGCGGGAATCGATCTCGCGCGGCATCAGCCGGTGCCGGTCACCGGTTCGTTCTGCGGCTGGCAGGAAGGTCACTCCGCCTGCGCCGGTCAGATGGAGCACGGTTGGACCGCACGATTCGGGCTATTGAATCTCGCGATGGTCCACGCGTTGGGGATCGAGGGGAAAGTCTACGCGGGCATCTTCGCGATTTTGCCGGAGCGGATCTCCGCGGCGTCGAGCCGCCGCCGCTACGCCGATTTCAGCTTGCTGCCGGCCGCGCTGCGCGATCTCGCGGTCGTGGTGGACGAGTCGACGCCGGCCGAGGAGGTTCGCCAGCAACTCGTGCAACTCGGCCGGAAGGCGACGGGCAGCGCGTTTGGCGTGGAGCAGATCGAGATCTTCGACGTTTATCGCGGGGCTGGTCTGCCGGAGGGCAAGAAGAGCATCGCGTTCTCGCTGGTGTTCCGCGCCGCCGAACGGACGCTCACGGACGACGAGGTGAACGGCGCGTTCCAGAAAATCCAGGACGAGCTGCTGAAGAACGCGTCCTGGCAAATCAGAAAATGAACGATGCGTTGGCAGCGAAGCTGAACTGGGGACGCGACGCCCTCGTCGCGTTTTCCCGAATCGCCGCGACGAGGGCGTCGCGGCTCCATATCTGACACTGACCGAGCCATGGCCACCGACCTCAACATCGATCACGTCGCGAATCTTGCGCGGCTCGCGCTCACGCCGGAGGAGAAGGCGACCTTCGCCCAACAACTCGGCGACGTGCTGCACCACATCGAGCAACTCGCGAAAGTCGACGTCGCCGGCGTCGAGCCGACGGCGCATGCGTTTGCGGTGACGAATGTCTGGGCCGACGACGCGCCGCAACCAGGGTTATCCGTCGAAGCCGCGCTCAAGAACGCCCCGGCGCAGCGCGAGCACATGGTCGTCGTGCCCAAGGTGGTGGAGTGATCTGGAATTGAACAGAAGAGAACGAAGAAAACGAAGCAGCCACCGGCATTCGAACGCTCAGGAGATTCTTGGTTACCTCCGTTTTCTTCTGTAAAACGTATTTCTGAATGTCGCCGGAACTCTGGTATCAGCCTATCACCGAACTCGCGGCCGCTCTCGAGGCGAAGGAACTCTCGTCGAGGGAGCTCATCCAGGCCGTGATCGCACGGACCAAAGCGGTGGAGCCGCGGGTGCATGCGTTCAATTCGTTCGATGAGTCGGACGCGCTGGCTCAGGCCGCGGCGTCGGATGCGCGGCGCGCCGCAGGGCAGGCGAGGGGAACGCTCGATGGCATTCCGATCGGTTTGAAGGACGTGATTGCGGTCGAGGGCCAGCCCCTGACCGCGTCGAGCAAGATGCTCGCGAATTTTGTGTCGCCCTATGATGCGACGGTGACCACGCGGTTGAAAGCCGCCGGCGCGGTGTGCTGGGGCCGGCTGAACATGGACGAGTTCGCGATGGGCTCGTCGACAGAGAACTCCGGTTTCGGCTCGAGCCACAATCCGTGGGATCTCACGCGCGTCCCGGGCGGTTCGTCCGGCGGCAGCGCAGCGGCGCTGGCGGCAGGCGAGGCGATCGCGACGCTCGGTTCCGACACCGGCGGGTCCATCCGTCAACCGGCCGCGCTTTGCGGCGTCGTGGGGATGAAGCCGAGCTATGGGCTCGTCTCGCGCTACGGATTGATCGCGTTTGCGTCCTCGCTCGATCAGATCGGGCCGTTTGGCCGGACGGTCGAAGACGTGGCCACGGTGTTGCAGACGATCTCGGGTCACGACCTCCGCGACTCCACTTCGGTGAAGATCGAAGTTCCCGACTATCGCGCGGAGCTGGCGAAGCGTCGCGGGCCATGGAAGCTCGGAATTCCGAAGGAGTATTTCGGCGAGGGGCTCGATCCGGAAATCGGCGCGGCGGTGGAGCAGGCGATCGCGTTTTACCGGCGGCAAGGCTGCGAGGTGAAAGAGGTCTCGCTGCCGCACACGCGCTACTGCCTCGACACGTATTACATCATCGCGACGGCGGAGGCGTCGTCGAACCTGGCGCGTTACGATGGCATCCGCTACGGGCATCGCTCCAGCAAGGCGAAAGACATTGTTGATCTCTACTTCCAGTCACGCGCCGAAGGATTTGGGCCGGAGGTCAAGCGGCGGATCATCCTCGGCACTTACGTGCTCTCGAGCGGCTACTACGACGCCTACTACTTGCGCGCGCAGAAGGTCCGGACACTGATCCGGCAGGATTTTCTGAAAGCGTACGAGCAGGTCGACGCGTTGATCACGCCGACGTCGCCGGTGCCGGCGTTCAAGATCGGCGAAAAGTCTGATCCACTCGCGATGTATCTGCTCGATGTCTATACGATCGGCGTGAATCTCGCCGGCCTGCCCGGGATCAGCGTGCCGTGTGGTTTCACGAAGAGCGGTCTGCCGATCGGCGTGCAGCTGATCGGGCAGCCGTTCAAGGAAGCTGATCTGCTCGCGATCGCCCACGCCTACGATCGCGCGCACGACTGGAACCGGAAGACCCCCAACCTGTAGGCCCGCCAATCACGCCAATGTGCACGAATACGATGGAAACCATTCGCGTCTTTTCGCGTGATTCGCGGGAGGTCTGTTTCTCGTGATGAACTACGAAGCCGTCATCGGACTGGAAGTCCACGTGCAGGTGAAGACCGCGTCGAAGATGTTCACGCGCGTGGCCGCCGGTTACGGACATGCCCCGAACACGCTCACCGATCCGGTCGTACTCGCGCTCCCCGGCACGCTGCCGGTGATGAACAAGGCCGCGCTCGATGCGATCATCAAGGCGGGCCTGCTGCTCGGCTGCGAGATCGCGCCGGTCTGCAAGTGGGACCGGAAAAACTATTTTTATCCCGACTCGCCCAAAAACTACCAGATCTCGCAGTACGATCAGCCGATCTGCCTCGGCGGCGCAGTTGAGATTGAACTGCCCGGGTCGGCGCGGAACGTCATGGGCGAGCACAAAAAG is part of the Opitutus terrae PB90-1 genome and harbors:
- the gatC gene encoding Asp-tRNA(Asn)/Glu-tRNA(Gln) amidotransferase subunit GatC is translated as MATDLNIDHVANLARLALTPEEKATFAQQLGDVLHHIEQLAKVDVAGVEPTAHAFAVTNVWADDAPQPGLSVEAALKNAPAQREHMVVVPKVVE
- the gatA gene encoding Asp-tRNA(Asn)/Glu-tRNA(Gln) amidotransferase subunit GatA, which encodes MSPELWYQPITELAAALEAKELSSRELIQAVIARTKAVEPRVHAFNSFDESDALAQAAASDARRAAGQARGTLDGIPIGLKDVIAVEGQPLTASSKMLANFVSPYDATVTTRLKAAGAVCWGRLNMDEFAMGSSTENSGFGSSHNPWDLTRVPGGSSGGSAAALAAGEAIATLGSDTGGSIRQPAALCGVVGMKPSYGLVSRYGLIAFASSLDQIGPFGRTVEDVATVLQTISGHDLRDSTSVKIEVPDYRAELAKRRGPWKLGIPKEYFGEGLDPEIGAAVEQAIAFYRRQGCEVKEVSLPHTRYCLDTYYIIATAEASSNLARYDGIRYGHRSSKAKDIVDLYFQSRAEGFGPEVKRRIILGTYVLSSGYYDAYYLRAQKVRTLIRQDFLKAYEQVDALITPTSPVPAFKIGEKSDPLAMYLLDVYTIGVNLAGLPGISVPCGFTKSGLPIGVQLIGQPFKEADLLAIAHAYDRAHDWNRKTPNL